Proteins encoded together in one Asterias rubens chromosome 4, eAstRub1.3, whole genome shotgun sequence window:
- the LOC117289323 gene encoding ER membrane protein complex subunit 4-like, with translation MATVQGSVSRNRRHKWSIDFTSRIKADRQYQSVPDLPAPIGYSERALADVTTHDTESSLAVKKYWDVALGPLKQLPMNLFIMYMSGNSISIFPIMMVGMMVWRPIQALLAIKTTAKMLEASPQALVQKIVYFVSNLLGIALALYKCSSMGLLPTHSSDWLSFLEPQQRMEYSGGGVIL, from the exons ATGGCGACCGTTCAGGGATCTGTTTCTCGAAACCGGAGGCACAAATGGTCTATAGATTTCACCTCAAG AATCAAAGCTGACAGACAGTATCAATCTGTGCCTGACCTACCAGCTCCTATTGGCTACTCAGAAAGAGCTCTTGCTGATGTGACAACACATGACACAGAATCCAGCTTAGCCGTCAAG AAATATTGGGATGTTGCTCTCGGTCCCCTGAAGCAACTGCCAATGAACCTGTTCATCATGTACATGTCTGGTAACTCAATCTCCATATTCCCTATAATGATGGTTGGAATGATGGTCTGGCGACCTATACAAGCTCTCCTAGCTATTAAAACAA CCGCCAAGATGTTAGAAGCCAGTCCACAGGCCCTTGTTCAGAAAATAGTCTACTTTGTCTCCAATCTGCTGGGCATTGCTTTAGCGTTATACAAATGTTCATCGATGGGTTTATTACCAACGCACTCATCTGATTGGCTGTCATTCCTGGAACCACAACAG